DNA from Flavobacteriales bacterium:
CCACGCGGTAGAGCCCCTTGCTGGTGGCATGGGAGCCCTCGCGATTGCTGAAGGTTGTGCACATCAGGTCGCCTGAACCCTGCCCGTGTGCCACATAAGTGCGCAGCACAAGTTCTTTCCGGTCCATGTCGATCACGACCAGCCGCTTCGCGGTGCTGGGCTGGGTCATGTCAGCGATGGCCAGCATGCGCGGCCTCACGCCCCGTGCCGAAGCGCTGGCATAGCCTTTGGCGAAGGCCAGCTCATGCAGGCAGCCGTCAAGGCCGATTTCCGTGTAGAGGGCCCGCACCTCGTCCACGGTGGGGGATTCCAAGGTGGCGGCGGGTGCGGGTGCGGCAGCGGGCAGCAGCCATAACAAAGGCAAAAGCAAAGCCACCGGAGCTCTCATCCTTCTTCCTTGCAGGTTCGCCCTTCGTTGCTTCAACCGGCGAGGTTCCAGGTCACCGGTCGGGAAGGGTTCCGCGAATCTAACGGACAGGGCCATCCCCTGCTTGTACGTTGGGGATCTTTAAGGGTTCAGCCTTGGAAAGCCGGTCAGCCGTTAAGCACCGCCTTGGCGTAGTTCGCCCAGCTCATGGTCTTCGTGGCCTCCACCACGTTCTCACGGGGGATGGGCTTGTCGATGCTCGCGTTCATCACGCGCACCATGTCGGCGATGTCCTTTGGGGTGGCCAGGTAGCCGTTGAAGCCATTGGTGATGGTCTCTGGGAAGTGTCCCACACGGGTGGCCACCGCGGGCAGCTTGAAGTTGTAGCTGAGGCTTTCCACGCCGCTGGGGGTGGCCGTCTCGTAGAAGAGCACGATGGTATCGGCCGCTTGGAAGTAGGGGGGCACTTCCTCGTTCGGGATGAAGCGGTCCACCACCAGCGTGCGGTCGCGGATACCGAGGCTGTCAACTAGTGCCAGCGGATCGTAGTCGCGCTCGTCGTCCGCCTTCTTCAGGAAGAGCTTCTTCAGCGTGCCGAACACCGCGTTCTTCAATTTGGTGCTGAGCTTGGTCTGGTCCACCGTCTGCCAGAAGCGCTCGCCCACGATCATCAGGCTTACATCATCGCGCTGCTTCGCCAGTTCCGCGAAGGCCTCGATGCAGTAGTGCAGCCCCTTGTACTTGCGGATGAAGCCGAAGAAGAGGAACACATGCTTCCGCAGGCCGTGCTGCGCCTTCCACGCCTCCTTGTCGAACGCCGGGTCGGGTTTGAAAAGGGAGTAGATGGGGTGGTAGAGCTTGAGGATGGGGTGAATGGTCGTTGGTGATTGGTGAATGGGTCGGTCAACATGTCCAAGAGGTGTTTCACCATTCGCCATTGACCATTCGCCATTCGCCCTCTTCCCGTCCAACGTCACCTTGAACTCCTTCTCCGGCATCAACGCCTTCAGCTCCTGCGCCGTCTTGTACGCATGCACGATGAAGCTGTGCCCGTGCTGCAGGGCCATGCGCGTGAGCCGCGCGTCCAGGCTGCTCTGCTCCTTGGCGGCCACGAAGTGCAGGTCGAAGAGGATCTCCGCGCTCGTATGCTTCCGCAGGTAGCTGGCGATGGTGTTGAGCGGGATGCCCTGTGTGGGGTTGTACCACTGCAGGATCACTTTGTCCGGCTTCAATTCAGCGATGGCCTTCGCGGTGCTCCACCAGGTGCGCGGATCGTTCCAGTTGGTGAGGTAGTGGACGGGGATGTCGTAGCCCTCCAGGAAGGTGCTGCGGCTGGCCTTGTCCACGAACTCACGCGGGATGATCGCGGGATACTGCTGCGTCCAGCTGACGATGGTGACCTGCGCGCCCTCATCCTTCAGCGCCCGCGCCAACGCCGTGTTGTACTGCACGATACCGCCCTTGAACTTGGGGCCTGGGCCGAAGCAGACGATCATCGATCAGAAAATGAGATGATCAGATGATCAGAAAATGGAATGCGCACCCATTGACAGCTCCGTGCGCTGACCTCGCCGATCGCACTACGCTCAATTATCTGATCATCTGATCGTCCGATCATCTGATCCGCATTTTCGCCGCTTCATACACCCTCCGCATCCCTTCCTCGATGCTGATCTTGGCCTTCCAGCCTAGGTTCTGCTCCACCCAGGTCATGTCGCAGTAGCGGCTGTGCACGCCCACGGGCTTGTCCAGCAGCGGCTTGATGGTCGGCTTGTAGCCCGCGAAACCGGTGAAGACCTCGATGAGCTCCAGGAAGCTGGTAAGACGGCCCATGCCGATGTTGATGGCCCGGCCGTCGCTGATCTTGTCCATGGCCAGCAGGGTGAGGTCGAGCACGTCGTCGATGTGCACGAAGTCGCGGCCCTGTTTGCCGGTGCCCCACACCTCGAAGGGGTTCTCCTTCTTCGCCGCACGCGCCGCGATGGCCGGCACGGGGTAGGAGAGGTCCTGGTCCTCGCCGTAGCCGCTGAAGGGGCGGATGCAGGTGACGTGCACGCCGTAGTGGTTGGCCGCGATCTTGGCCAGGAACTCGCCTGTGAGCTTGCTCCAGCCGTAGGTCATGTCGGGCTCGCCCATCTTCTTGAAGTCAATGTCGGTCTCCTTCAGGCGCAGAGCGTGGGCCTCGGTCTGCAGGTCGATGGGGTAGGCGGCGCTGCTGCTGGGATAGAGGAAGCGGCGCGGCTTGTTGCGGCACACGTAGAGGAACATCTCCGCATCGATGCTCAGGTCCTGGGCCACCAGCATGGGGTCGCCGTCGATCTTGCTGCGACCGCCCACGATGGCTGCGAAATGGAAGATGTCATCGAACAGGGCAATGCTGAGGCCGTATTGCTTGGCGAGCCACTGAGGGTCGGTGTTGAGGCCGCGCAGCACGTCGCGCAGGTCGGCATGGAGGAAGAGGAGCCGCTCGTCCTGCCCGTAGATCCTGAGGTTCTTGTGCTCGAAGCTCACGGGCAGCCCCAGCCACGCATCCGGGTGGATGCCCACGCTGAGGTCATCGATGAAGAGGACGCGGGCACCTTGGGCGTGGAGCCGTTTGACCATGTTGCGGCCCACGAAGCCGCAGCCGCCGGTGACGAGATGGGTTGCCATGCGCGGCAAAGATGCGGCGGAGGCGCCGAGCCGGGCCATGAGGCGGGGGGCAGCACCGCGGGCTATCTTGCCGGCATGCGCCGAAGCCCGCTCCGAGAGGCCCTGGAGGCCATCGCCGCGCATGATGGCGGTGAGTCGGAGCCGTTGGGCCATCTGGTGCGGGCATTGCGCCCCATCCGGTCGGAGCGGCTGGAGTCTGGCGTGCCCCGCTTCAAGGCGCTGCTGCAGCTGCTGGAGCACGATGGGCAGCTGCGCAACGGGCTCGCCGCATACCTCATGCGGGTGCTCGGGCAGAAGGGCGTGGGGCGCACCCTCACGGATGCCGGTATGCCCAGCGGGGCCTTCTGGCACGAGCTGCGCCAGCGCCTCACCTACAAGCTGCTGCCGTACCAGCCCGAGCGGGAGTCGCTGGACCATGTACTGATCAACGTCTTCTTCCAAGAAGAGGATGCGCGCTGGGTCGCAGCCATACCGGACGAGGACATGATCAGGCTGCTGGATCTGCTCGGGGTGCCGGGCATCGATGCCCGCGACCGCCATGGCCTGCTCATGCAGGAGCTGCTCTTCGCCGCCAAGGTGCTTGGCCTGCGCATCGCAGGCCGTGCCTTCGACAGCGAGGTGCTCCGGATGGTGCCTGAGCACGCCAACTTCGAGAGCCCCTTCGTGCGGCTGGAGGATGAGCTGGACCGGTATCTGGATGCGGTGCGGGCGGGGCATGCATCCCGCACCCGCTCCGACCCCGGCTTCCTGCCCGTGCGCGCGCTCATCGGCGAGTGCCACGGCGCCATCGCGCAGGCCTACGCGAACAGCGCCACGCTCGGCATCACCTTCCGCGTGAACCAGCACCTGCTCACCATGGAGCGCATGCTGCAGCGGCTGCAGGAGATCCTCGACGCCATCGCGCTGCCCGATGGCATCGACGGCCGTGCGGCCTTCGCACGGCTGGTGAAGGCGCTGGTGCGGTACAACAGCGGGCGCACCCAGGTAGGCGCATTCATCGCGGAGAGCACGCAGGCCGTGGCCCGCGAGGTGACTCAGCACACCGGCCGGAAAGGGGAGCATTACATCACCTCCACGCGCAGCGAGTACGCGGCCATGCTCCGGTCGGCCCTGGGCGGTGGCGCCATCGTGGCGGTGGCCTGCATGCTCAAGGCATGGTACGGCTCCCTGGAGGGCAGCCTGTTCTTCCACGCCTTCCTCTACAGCCTCAACTATGCGATGGCCTTCACCGCCATCTACCTGCTGCACCTCACGCTGGCCACCAAGCAGCCGGCCATGACCGCGGCCACCATCGCGCAAGCGCTGGACGAGGGTCGGCGGGATGGGCAGGTGACCTACGATGCGCTCGCGGGCCTGGTGGAGCGGGTGTCACGCTCGCAGCTTATCGCCTTCGTCGGCAATGTCGCCATGGCCTTCCCGGTGGGCATGGCGCTCGCCTACGGCTGGAACGCCCTCTTCGGGCCGGAGCTGCTGGCCGGCAAGGCAGGCAAGATGCTGCAGGAGCTCGATCCCCTTGCATCGTTGGCCTTGCCCCATGCGGCAATCGCCGGCGTCTTCCTGTTCGTCAGCGGCCTCATCGCGGGTAGCGTCACCAATGCCAGCATCCACCGCAACGTTCCGCTCCGGATCCAGGAGCACCCCGTGCTCCGGCTCTTCCTGGGGGCGGAGTGGCGCAACCGCCTGGCCCGTGCCTACGAGCGGCATGCTGGCGGGGTGGTCAGCAACATCTGGTTCGGCATCTTCATGGGCTCCGTCGGCGCGGTGGGTGCCTTCCTGGGCCTGCCGCTCGACATCCGCCACATCACGTTCGCAGCGGGCAACATGGGGCTGGGCCTGGTCGGCATGGACTGGTCCGCGGGGGCGTACGCCGTGATCATGGGCGCCCTCGGCATCGTGCTCATCGGACTCTTCAATTTCCTGGTGAGCTTCAGCCTGTCGATCCTGCTGGCGCTCCGCTCACGGGGCATCCCCCTGGGTGAGCTGGTGCCCATCGCGCGTTCCGTCCGCGACCGGTTGAAGCGCCGCCCGCGGGCCTTCTTCTTTCCCCCTTCGGCAGGAGCGGCGGATCGTCCCGATGCCTGAACGCGCCAGGTGCTACTGCACCACCAGCCGCTCGGTGAGCCGGCGCTGTCCATCGTGCAACCCGATCAGGTAGAGGCCTGCCGGGAGGTCGGTCGCCAGGGTCGAGGTGCCTGCGGAAAGCCGCTCCGCATGCACCGTGCGGCCGAGTTCATCCGAAACGGTGACCAAGCCCGAGCGGCTGCTGCGGACCTGAATGGTGCCCCGGCCCGGATTGGGGAAGACAATGAGGCGCGGTGCAGGCATCTGCACCTCCCCGGTGGACACAGCTAGGAGCAGTGCCCGGTAGGCGTTGATGCGGCCATGGCCGTGGTAGGGGTCCCAGCCGGCGACATCCTCCAGCGGGTCGCCCACCTGATCCTCGGCCGTGGCCTCGATGATCGATCGGATCTCGGCGGCGCTGCGGGCCGGGACCTGCGCCTTCAGCAGGGCGGCCAGTGCGCTCACGTGCGGGGTGGCCTGCGAGGTGCCGGACCAGTAGGTGCTGTACCCTGTGTTCGACAGGTGGCTGAATCCGTAGATGTAGTCGCCCGGGGCGCATACGCTGATGTGGCCTCCGTAATTGCTGCCGCTCGTGCTGCCCCAGTAGAAGGGGGCGGCCCGCCGGTCATTGGGCTTGGTGGCGCCCACGGCCATCACGCCGTTGAGCGCTGCTGGATAGAATGGCGTGGCGGAATTCGTGTTCATCATGCAGGCCACCACCAGCACGTCGTTGGCCGCGGCGTAGTCCGCGGCGGCCTGCAGCTCGAACGATGGATCCGTGCCGCCCATGGACATGCTGATGATGTCCGCGCCGTTGTCCACGGCATAGTACATGGCGGCGATCCACCAGCTGTACCAGCCTTGGTTGGCGGAGTTCAGCGCCTTCAGCACCATGGCCCTGCAGTTGAGGTCCACACCCGCGAAGCCCGTGGCGTTGTTGCCCTCGGCCGCCACGATGCTCGTCACATTGCTGCCGTGGCCCTGGTCGTCGGCCGGGTCGTTATCGTCGTTGGCGAAATCCCAGCCCCGCCAATCATCGATCAGGCCGTTGCCATCATCGTCCATCCCGTTGCCGGGCACCTCCTCGCCGTTCTGCCAGAGGCGGTCGCCCCAGTCGGGATGCTGCAGGCGCACGCCGGAATCGATGATCGCCACGGTGACATCGGCACTGCCCTGCTCCAGCTCCCACGCGCTCTCCATGTCGATGTCCGCGCCCGCGGTGGCCGTTGAGAGGCTGAAGGATCCGTCGTTCTTCAGGCCCCACTGGCGGAAGTAGTAGGTGTCGTCCGGCACGAAGCTCCTGTCACCTCCGCCCTGGCCCAGGCGATCGGGCTCGGCGCACACCACGCCCGGCACGGCCCCGAAGGCCGCCGCCGCGCTTTCGGGATCGGCCGGCCCGGCGAGTTCGATCGCATAGAGCCGCGGTACGCCCGTCCGGGCCGGCGTCAGGCGCTTGGCGCTCACGGCGCCGAAGCCCCGGCTGAGCCGGTCGAGGGGCTCCAGGCCCACTGCTGCGCGTGCGGCGATGGGCACGGCCTTCAATTCCGCGGCATCGGATACGCGCACGATGATGCGCCCGGTGGTCTGCGCGAGCAGCACGGTCGGCAGGATGGCCGCAACGAGTGAGGAAATGCGCTTCATGGTTCGCACGGTTGGAGCATGGGCAAGTTAAGCCGCGCGGGCGCGCTCCGCCTCAGGGCTGCCCGTCCCGGCCTTCGAGCAGGTCGCGGAGTGCGGCGCCCTGATGCCCGCTCTTGGGCGGCACCAGGCTCATGGCGTACTCCGCCAGGGCCGTGATGGTGAGGCTGGGGTTCACGCCCAGGTTGGCGGGGATGACGGATCCGTCGATGATGCGCAGATCCGGGTACCCGAAGGCC
Protein-coding regions in this window:
- a CDS encoding murein L,D-transpeptidase catalytic domain family protein, with translation MRAPVALLLPLLWLLPAAAPAPAATLESPTVDEVRALYTEIGLDGCLHELAFAKGYASASARGVRPRMLAIADMTQPSTAKRLVVIDMDRKELVLRTYVAHGQGSGDLMCTTFSNREGSHATSKGLYRVGAEIVSPKHGAALLLHGLDKGSNCQAQSREVIIHGADYVSDDFIARHGRLGRSWGCPAVSRDDMPRVIELLADGGYLYVHGR
- a CDS encoding glycosyltransferase; protein product: MIVCFGPGPKFKGGIVQYNTALARALKDEGAQVTIVSWTQQYPAIIPREFVDKASRSTFLEGYDIPVHYLTNWNDPRTWWSTAKAIAELKPDKVILQWYNPTQGIPLNTIASYLRKHTSAEILFDLHFVAAKEQSSLDARLTRMALQHGHSFIVHAYKTAQELKALMPEKEFKVTLDGKRANGEWSMANGETPLGHVDRPIHQSPTTIHPILKLYHPIYSLFKPDPAFDKEAWKAQHGLRKHVFLFFGFIRKYKGLHYCIEAFAELAKQRDDVSLMIVGERFWQTVDQTKLSTKLKNAVFGTLKKLFLKKADDERDYDPLALVDSLGIRDRTLVVDRFIPNEEVPPYFQAADTIVLFYETATPSGVESLSYNFKLPAVATRVGHFPETITNGFNGYLATPKDIADMVRVMNASIDKPIPRENVVEATKTMSWANYAKAVLNG
- a CDS encoding NAD-dependent epimerase/dehydratase family protein; the protein is MATHLVTGGCGFVGRNMVKRLHAQGARVLFIDDLSVGIHPDAWLGLPVSFEHKNLRIYGQDERLLFLHADLRDVLRGLNTDPQWLAKQYGLSIALFDDIFHFAAIVGGRSKIDGDPMLVAQDLSIDAEMFLYVCRNKPRRFLYPSSSAAYPIDLQTEAHALRLKETDIDFKKMGEPDMTYGWSKLTGEFLAKIAANHYGVHVTCIRPFSGYGEDQDLSYPVPAIAARAAKKENPFEVWGTGKQGRDFVHIDDVLDLTLLAMDKISDGRAINIGMGRLTSFLELIEVFTGFAGYKPTIKPLLDKPVGVHSRYCDMTWVEQNLGWKAKISIEEGMRRVYEAAKMRIR
- a CDS encoding recombinase, which codes for MRRSPLREALEAIAAHDGGESEPLGHLVRALRPIRSERLESGVPRFKALLQLLEHDGQLRNGLAAYLMRVLGQKGVGRTLTDAGMPSGAFWHELRQRLTYKLLPYQPERESLDHVLINVFFQEEDARWVAAIPDEDMIRLLDLLGVPGIDARDRHGLLMQELLFAAKVLGLRIAGRAFDSEVLRMVPEHANFESPFVRLEDELDRYLDAVRAGHASRTRSDPGFLPVRALIGECHGAIAQAYANSATLGITFRVNQHLLTMERMLQRLQEILDAIALPDGIDGRAAFARLVKALVRYNSGRTQVGAFIAESTQAVAREVTQHTGRKGEHYITSTRSEYAAMLRSALGGGAIVAVACMLKAWYGSLEGSLFFHAFLYSLNYAMAFTAIYLLHLTLATKQPAMTAATIAQALDEGRRDGQVTYDALAGLVERVSRSQLIAFVGNVAMAFPVGMALAYGWNALFGPELLAGKAGKMLQELDPLASLALPHAAIAGVFLFVSGLIAGSVTNASIHRNVPLRIQEHPVLRLFLGAEWRNRLARAYERHAGGVVSNIWFGIFMGSVGAVGAFLGLPLDIRHITFAAGNMGLGLVGMDWSAGAYAVIMGALGIVLIGLFNFLVSFSLSILLALRSRGIPLGELVPIARSVRDRLKRRPRAFFFPPSAGAADRPDA
- a CDS encoding S8 family serine peptidase, with protein sequence MKRISSLVAAILPTVLLAQTTGRIIVRVSDAAELKAVPIAARAAVGLEPLDRLSRGFGAVSAKRLTPARTGVPRLYAIELAGPADPESAAAAFGAVPGVVCAEPDRLGQGGGDRSFVPDDTYYFRQWGLKNDGSFSLSTATAGADIDMESAWELEQGSADVTVAIIDSGVRLQHPDWGDRLWQNGEEVPGNGMDDDGNGLIDDWRGWDFANDDNDPADDQGHGSNVTSIVAAEGNNATGFAGVDLNCRAMVLKALNSANQGWYSWWIAAMYYAVDNGADIISMSMGGTDPSFELQAAADYAAANDVLVVACMMNTNSATPFYPAALNGVMAVGATKPNDRRAAPFYWGSTSGSNYGGHISVCAPGDYIYGFSHLSNTGYSTYWSGTSQATPHVSALAALLKAQVPARSAAEIRSIIEATAEDQVGDPLEDVAGWDPYHGHGRINAYRALLLAVSTGEVQMPAPRLIVFPNPGRGTIQVRSSRSGLVTVSDELGRTVHAERLSAGTSTLATDLPAGLYLIGLHDGQRRLTERLVVQ